A genomic region of Papaver somniferum cultivar HN1 chromosome 7, ASM357369v1, whole genome shotgun sequence contains the following coding sequences:
- the LOC113292769 gene encoding uncharacterized protein LOC113292769, whose translation MSLLELITRAAADSENSSLVESKYPIILNGTSIIADLKPEKNNTDDTKLIKRVQGWKISETDAEIIESVTNQSDDDLTTSSCLMLEKLGGFIGKDVLCLIMETSLSLEIWEVLKTLIFQGVVCLDLIEILVKKRRSDLLCLCIKHISDIQSSDLVSVFKYFLTPPKGSHSTMMNVRKDWENQANLAIEKIGKQNEKSLLAKEASVLLMIAYDGFTSSELCLHYLFASSNLDLLTLSYCLSRLGGTEMLSLIKYLGKWLKKYEKFPQACPCPKAAKKLGLKACDWVPSLKSVVKYLGLVLDEHFSKLVLYTEFQDELRLIDGVVKSLACGARLCCSVADVVENLKVEVKSQNGA comes from the exons ATGTCGTTACTTGAACTCATCACAAGAGCTGCTGCTGATTCTGAAAACTCGTCATTAGTTGAATCAAAATACCCCATAATATTGAACGGGACTTCAATTATAGCCGATTTGAAGCCCGAGAAAAACAACACAGATGATACCAAACTTATCAAGCGCGTTCAAGGATGGAAGATTTCAGAAACCGATGCAGAAATCATTGAATCAG TTACGAATCAGTCTGATGATGATTTGACTACTTCTTCTTGTTTAATGCTAGAAAAGTTAGGGGGTTTTATCGGTAAAGATGTGTTGTGTTTGATTATGGAAACTTCATTAAGTTTGGAGATATGGGAAgtactaaaaaccttaatttttcAAGGAGTTGTTTGtttggatttgattgagattttagtGAAGAAAAGGAGATCAGATTTGCTTTGTCTGTGCATCAAACACATTTCGGACATTCAATCTAGTGATCTGGTAAGTGTTTTCAAGTACTTTCTTACCCCACCCAAAGGTTCTCACAGTACAATGATGAATGTAAGAAAAGATTGGGAAAATCAAGCTAATTTAGCTATAGAGAAGATTGGGAAACAAAATGAAAAATCTTTATTAGCAAAAGAAGCTTCGGTATTACTTATGATTGCTTATGACGGGTTTACTTCATCTGAACTTTGTTTGCATTATTTGTTTGCAAGTTCAAATCTGGATCTATTGACATTGTCGTATTGTTTATCAAGATTGGGAGGTACGGAAATGTTGAGTTTGATTAAGTACTTAGGGAAATGGTTGAAGAAATATGAGAAGTTTCCTCAAGCATGTCCTTGCCCTAAAGCTGCTAAGAAACTGGGTTTGAAAGCTTGTGATTGGGTTCCTTCTCTCAAATCAGTCGTGAAATATCTTGGGTTGGTTTTGGATGAACATTTTTCGAAACTGGTTTTGTATACTGAGTTTCAAGATGAGCTGAGATTGATTGATGGAGTTGTCAAGTCTTTAGCATGTGGAGCTAGATTGTGTTGCTCAGTTGCCGATGTAGTTGAAAATTTGAAGGTGGAAGTTAAGAGTCAAAATGGTGCTTAA